One Salvia miltiorrhiza cultivar Shanhuang (shh) chromosome 6, IMPLAD_Smil_shh, whole genome shotgun sequence genomic window, cacatttaattaaatacactaAACAAGTTGACCACAACACTTTACCACATAATCTAACTCATCTTAATTTTCGCACCTAAAAGaaatgtgtcttcattattggttGGGACGAAGATGGAGGAAGTGTAACTTTAGAAGGTGATGGAATTGCAAAATTGATCATAGATTCATaacttatgatttatttaaCAGTTGTCCCAAAAAAGAAACACGTAAATTTGAATCAAGGAGAATTTTAGTGGTTATATTATTGAGGGCCATCGAGATTAAACATTTTTGAATTGGAGACCGAAATCCTCAATCTTTTTGTCTATTCTGATTTATGAAAATACcgaaatataaataatttgtaaATATACATCTGAATGCATCTATAATAATTAAACCAACGTCAGTGTGTTGGGATAGTCTTATCTCTATCTATTCAAATCATATGCCAccgattaattttaaaattaaatttgaggACGGTGTTATCAACCCTAGCTAGCTCCGTTGAGTCGCTGCCCAAAAACCTGCAGAATATGGGTCCCACATGCAGGAAGTTTCAGCAATACAATACAACCCCCCACACACAATACTCAACAAGTATCTCTATTCACCATCTTCATTAAGGGAGTCTCCCTCTCCCACCGTTGCATCTTATTTTGACATGTCACTTGCACGCTCTCACATTAACACGATGAAGTGACCTTGGGTACAACAAAATATATCGTACAACTAGTTGTACCATCACTTTCATCGTGACCCGCATCCTGATTCAAATTTGTATTCTAACCCAAGCCGTATAATTAACACTATTCTGGATGGAGGTCAATTCAGttgtacccaagtttttgtgtaaCACGATGTCTTCAACCTTCCTTTAATAcctaaaatcatcaaaactctctCTATTTTCGACTACGGTTACTAATCATTATTATTAACATCATGTCTTCAACTCAAGGATTTAAAATGCCTAAGACGTTTTCCGATGGCCCCGAGAGAGAGGTGTAAGCCTTGAGGCGTTCCAAAGCCTACATCCTTAAAAACACATAAAAACATAGCAAATATACAAAAACCCATGAAATCACAAGTTCATAATTAGTGATAAGTCTTTAAAATCTCAAATTAaagtttaataattatatagGAGATAGAAAGAGAACGTGAGAGAAGCTGGAGTCTCAAAAGAATCAGAATCAGAACCATAGGGTTTCTTtgtgtttcaactttttttACGCCGTCTTCTCTTTAAATCTTCCTGATAAAAGCATTTTTTTACATGGCCAACTTCAAGATGAGAGGCTTAAACATGAAAGCACGTTCATTTTTAGCCTCCAGAAGCCCAAAAAAGGGAAATTCAAATCCTAAACGTGAGCCTATCACCTCATCAGTGAGGCGGGTGCGAAGAGGCACGCCCCAAAAACGCCTTTTTAAACCAAGCTTCAATCTTCCGTCAATGCCTAGAACCATCAAAACTCTCTTTATTTTCAACTATGATTGATGCAAACAAATTTTGACATGTCACACGGTCTGACATAATATTTTTATGCTTAAGAGATCATTAACGTCACTAAACTTACAGGAATGGGACGCCTACAGAAGATAGAAACAACACTGAGCTAGGAGTAGAAAGGATTCTTAGTATCACTTACTAAATAAAGTATCAACAAAtccaaatatgaaattatgatgAGTTATGAGATCATCTCAGCCTTTGATAGACAACTTATCAAGCAAATAGGTATTTTCCGATAAGAACCTAAATCTTATACTATTGGAAGAGGCAAATAGTGATACAAAGAAACTCAATATTCTGACCTTATTTTGCTGCACGTAGACTTTCGTTTCACAAGCGTTACGCTAATCTTGCTCTCAATGCATGGCATATAATTATGTACAATAACTAAAGAAGCCACCAAATCCATCTATGACCTAACAAATTAAGAACAACTATTTGCTAGTTGAAATGTTACTTAATCACATATCTTTAAGAAGATTGAAGAGAAATTTACCCAATCTCCAGCCTCATTCGTCCGTAGCTTTGTCAATGGGCGATCCTCGAGTTTCCAGGAGCAAAATGGATTGTCTGGAACAAAGCAAACAGTGATATCCTTGCAATGAGCAGTCAAGACAATTCAAGAAGCAGAGAGCTCCAGTCTGGTCAGCTTAAGAGTTCTCGTGGAAGCTCAATGACCTAGACAGCGCTGCTGGATTTGCTTGTAATACTGTCGAGGTTTCTGAAGCATGAGCCTTTTCATCGCCTTTCGATTGGCTTTGAAATGCCTTAAAAAGACCACCACCACCCACAGAATCTGCTCTCTCGTTCTTTATACCTAAAGTTGCCCATATGGAACTCTTGGCAGCTTCTCCAGGGTCGTCAATTCTCAAAGTTTTCGGAACCCACAGACATTTCTCGGGATTGCTCTCCTTTTCACTCGCATCCTCTGGGTTAACGGGCTTCAGAGTGTTGTCATCTCTCGAATGCTTCCCTAAAGTTGGGGAGTTGGGACCGGAATTTGGAGGTGTATGGCTCTGTGATGGTGTTGGGGGAATAATCCAAGGAACATTCCAAGGGCCAGGTACTGCACAACCCCAGTAAGGTGGTGCCGTAGGATAGAATGGCAAAGCAAAGCCACCGGGGGGAAAGTTCGGTGGAGAAATGGGAGCAGTCCACTGAACAGAATGCCACGGATAAGGCCATGGGGCTCCGGGAAAGCAAGGTACTTGGGGTGGAAAGGGATGATTATTTGGTATTGGTTCTGGCAAGCCGGTTTTACCAACTTCATCTTTTGAACTTGCAGCAGTGGTGGAAGATCCACTTGAGTGATCATCTCCATTCTCTTTATGTCCATGAGAAGTCTCCATTCCCAGTTCTTCCGGTCTATGAAACCCGTTCCTCAGGTTGCTTCTAACGGTTTTATCGGCAATATTCAAGACAGACACCATTGATTCACATAGAGGTGTGTCTGAATTGAATGTGATAACAGTGCCATTTGGGCTCAGCACAGGGTGGTGTATTCCATTTTGGAGGTCCACCCGTGCATTCTGAAGGACATTGGGAACAGTTAGATGACGGAATTGGGAAGCGGCATTCTTGTTTTTACGGCGCCCAGCCCCCACAGGAACATTCCTCATGGTCCCACCAGCTGTCCAGTACCTCTGGCAATTCTTGCAGAAATGTCTCGGCTggttgacgttgtaattgttaaaataacaaaattttgtGTCCATGCTGTTGCAACGAGGGCACGGGAGTATCTTGTCCGGCTTCTTCAGGGTTTTGTCCTGTGAGTTACTGGTCTCAGTCTGGTCCTCTTCCATCTTCGAACTTTGCACGGGTCCAGCATCACTATCGGCAGACAATGCCTTAGGGTCCGCAACTATACATGGAGTTGTATTAGGATCTTTTAATTCATCGGATGTCAAAGGCTGGGCTTGATCTTCCTCTTTATTGTCTTGTTTTAAACCTGATTGGTTCTGCAATTATATGGAAGCAAATGCTATGAGTTAACAGTTGCTACTCATTGAACAACTAAAGCCCATCAAGGTTTACATTGCACATTCCATTTGTTATACATAGCAATCTGCTACGAGGTAGTCAAAGTAGGATATTGTTGCAACAAAGCAATTGAAAGGACATGTACAATAAGCCGATAACAAATGAGAAATTTGATTAATaccaaaaaaaatcacaaagTCACAATCTAGAAGACAGTAAAGAAGACACTAGTGATACAAGGACGATGATTACCGAGCAGGTCTATATGAGAGTCAATTTAGAGGATGTTTGGTtggcttataagctccttaaaaCAACTTTAGAAGCTCTTGAGAAGTGTTTGACAAACTAAGCTccttaacaacttataagtcaTCTCAAAGTTCCTCAAACCCAACTTATACCCTACAAAACCAACCCTGCAATAGTTTGTTGTTTCCAACACATACCCTttcaatttcatattttttcaattttatctcTCTAACAGGATTCTCTCTATCTAACTCACAATTCTCCCTTGAGCTTATTAGCTCAACTGTTCAAacattttgacaacttataagctcttgaaacagtACATCTCATAAGCTCATGAGCTCTCTAAAATAAGCTTCTAAGTTCATGAGTGCTCTAAAATAAGAAAAGACGTTATTGGAGAGCTTAagataagcttagccaaacaccgtTTTAACCAATCCCAACATATAGAACTGGTTGTGTTGATTCTCTCTGAAGTTCAGTTTAGAATCAGATATTATACCCTGGATCTTAATCAAAGGCTCCAAGTGAAATAAAACTCAATGACCTGGAACCTGTGTGTTCTAAAGGAAAACTCAATACAAGTTATAACCAATTATGCTATATTCACCATATCATTTTCGTTTGTCTTTTGGTTCATGAGTTACAATACAGGTTCCACGCTCGACTTTTCATTTTGGGCTATTGCAGAAGACAATAAACGTTCATCAAGATCAAAAAAATTCCCAGCATGAACCCCAGAAAGAGAAGGAAACGATCACAAAGTCATTTTGGCATCAATTGTAAACCCAACTAGAAACACATAAAAACCAATTTACTCACAAATGGAATAACAAAAGAGCAGAGCAACTTCTCCTACAAAAACCTCTATAGTTAATTAGTCAAAAATACTAAAATCAATTCAAGAAACAGAGCTTTCGAAGCCAGAAAGACAAAACCACCCTGAAACCCTAAATCGAGACATTGAGCCAGAGCATATCACAAAAGTACCCAAAatcttgaaaaataatgaaaaaaaaatccgaCCCGTTAATGTTTATGCCAAGAATTAAAGATTCTTCATCAAAACTCCAAAAATTAATCAGTTCGAAATTATACCATGTTCGATTCTTGGTCCTCTGCGTCGCCATTCAAATCGTTTTCTTCAATCATCGAGTTAGATGAACAAGGGGGATCTTGAATCGAATCATCATCTCCGGCAGCATCAAATGACTGAGCTGCTTCACCAGCCTTCTCCGCCGCCACCGCTGCCTCGGAGGCAGTGTCTGGCAGTTCAATGGTTTTGCCGAAAAGCTTTATCTTGGGGTCTTTCACTTCAGACATTTTCTCTCTCATTATCCCCTCcacctctatctctctctctctctctttccgtaTATAAACCAGACAAAAGAACTCCCGATGAGTTGGGATAAAATTGGGAGATCTGACACGCACTCACACTGACCGTGTAACTGCGTTTTTTTGCgttctttttttctatttctggGAGCACCTTtttggtgtgtgtttgtgtgtgttttctCTCTCTGATCAATGAATACTGTCGTTTGGACAACGTGGGAGGGATGGCGTTTTTAAGGTTTGAGTCCACGTCAGCAGCCAAGGTGATTTCTGAGCCACAAGTTTGTATGTGGCCATCAGATCttgtctttttatttttttctttttcctttttcctttttcttgtttttgattCTTCTAGTTCTACTCCTCTCAGTCTGACTCACCACTTTATTTCCCCACTTTTTGCTTTTTACTAAATTGTTAAACTTTCTTTATTCATATTCCATTTACTTCATTTTAAAATTCTTTATCCTAAATCCTAtacctcaaaaaataaaaaataaaataaaaacatttatcCTAAATTATAAGGCGACGACACGTATACA contains:
- the LOC130988768 gene encoding cyclic dof factor 2-like, which produces MREKMSEVKDPKIKLFGKTIELPDTASEAAVAAEKAGEAAQSFDAAGDDDSIQDPPCSSNSMIEENDLNGDAEDQESNMNQSGLKQDNKEEDQAQPLTSDELKDPNTTPCIVADPKALSADSDAGPVQSSKMEEDQTETSNSQDKTLKKPDKILPCPRCNSMDTKFCYFNNYNVNQPRHFCKNCQRYWTAGGTMRNVPVGAGRRKNKNAASQFRHLTVPNVLQNARVDLQNGIHHPVLSPNGTVITFNSDTPLCESMVSVLNIADKTVRSNLRNGFHRPEELGMETSHGHKENGDDHSSGSSTTAASSKDEVGKTGLPEPIPNNHPFPPQVPCFPGAPWPYPWHSVQWTAPISPPNFPPGGFALPFYPTAPPYWGCAVPGPWNVPWIIPPTPSQSHTPPNSGPNSPTLGKHSRDDNTLKPVNPEDASEKESNPEKCLWVPKTLRIDDPGEAAKSSIWATLGIKNERADSVGGGGLFKAFQSQSKGDEKAHASETSTVLQANPAALSRSLSFHENS